The following proteins come from a genomic window of Streptomyces liliiviolaceus:
- the mraY gene encoding phospho-N-acetylmuramoyl-pentapeptide-transferase gives MNQILFAGVIGLFLTLIGTPLLIKLLARKGYGQYIRDDGPREHHAKRGTPTMGGIAFILATLLAYFLSKVITGKPPTFSGLLVLGLMTGMGVVGFLDDYIKIVKRRSLGLRAKAKMAGQLIVGIGFAVLALQFADNRNNTPASTRLSFVQDFGWSIGPVLFVGWALFMILAMSNGVNLTDGLDGLATGAATMVFGAYTFIGVWQFQESCANAQTLTNPGACYEVRDPLDLAVVAAALMGSCFGFLWWNTSPAKIFMGDTGSLALGGALAGLAICSRTEILVALLGGLFVLITMSVVIQVGSFKLTGKRVFRMAPLQHHFELKGWSEVLVVVRFWIIQGMCVIVGLGLFYAGWAAKK, from the coding sequence ATGAATCAGATCCTGTTCGCGGGAGTCATCGGTCTCTTCCTGACCCTGATCGGTACTCCGCTGCTGATCAAGCTGCTGGCCCGCAAGGGCTACGGCCAGTACATCCGTGACGACGGCCCGCGCGAGCACCACGCCAAGCGCGGTACGCCGACCATGGGCGGTATCGCCTTCATCCTGGCCACGCTGCTGGCGTACTTCCTCAGCAAGGTGATCACGGGGAAGCCGCCGACCTTCTCGGGACTGCTGGTGCTCGGCCTGATGACGGGCATGGGCGTGGTCGGCTTCCTGGACGACTACATCAAGATCGTCAAGCGGCGTTCGCTGGGCCTGCGGGCCAAGGCGAAGATGGCCGGCCAGCTGATCGTCGGCATCGGCTTCGCCGTCCTCGCCCTGCAGTTCGCGGACAACCGCAACAACACCCCGGCCTCCACCAGGCTCTCCTTCGTGCAGGACTTCGGCTGGTCCATCGGCCCGGTGCTGTTCGTGGGCTGGGCGCTGTTCATGATCCTCGCGATGTCGAACGGCGTGAACCTGACGGACGGTCTGGACGGCCTCGCCACCGGCGCCGCGACCATGGTGTTCGGCGCCTACACGTTCATCGGCGTCTGGCAGTTCCAGGAGTCCTGCGCCAACGCGCAGACCCTCACCAACCCGGGCGCCTGTTACGAGGTGAGAGACCCGCTCGACCTCGCGGTCGTCGCCGCCGCCCTCATGGGCTCCTGCTTCGGCTTCCTGTGGTGGAACACCTCGCCCGCCAAGATCTTCATGGGGGACACCGGTTCCCTGGCGCTCGGCGGCGCGCTCGCCGGCCTCGCGATCTGCTCCCGCACGGAGATCCTGGTCGCCCTGCTCGGCGGCCTCTTCGTCCTCATCACCATGTCGGTGGTCATCCAGGTCGGCTCCTTCAAGCTGACCGGCAAACGCGTCTTCCGGATGGCACCGCTGCAGCACCACTTCGAACTCAAGGGGTGGTCCGAAGTCCTTGTGGTGGTCCGCTTCTGGATCATCCAGGGCATGTGCGTCATCGTCGGACTCGGCCTCTTCTACGCGGGATGGGCAGCCAAGAAGTGA
- the murD gene encoding UDP-N-acetylmuramoyl-L-alanine--D-glutamate ligase, with protein MGSQEVTTASAWQGMNITVAGLGVSGISAARALAGLGASVTVVDGGDSPAHRERAVPLEQQGIAVRLADADTLPEGTDLVVTSPGWKPGSPLFEAAAEAGVDVVGDVEIAWRLRGHDGRKAAPWLAVTGTNGKTTTTRMLASILAAAGLRTAAVGNIGTPIVDVVLGLDEEYADLDVLAVELSSYQLHWAPSLRAHSAAVLNLAPDHLDWHGSMEAYAADKGRVYEGNQVACVYNVADKATEDLVRAADVEEGCRAVGFTLGTPGPSQLGVVDGILVDRAFVEDRHKQAQELAEIADVDPPAPHNIANALAAAALARAFGVPPKAVRDGLRAFRPDAHRIEHVADVDGVAWVDDSKATNTHAAEASLAAYESIVWIAGGLAKGATFDELVVRSAKRLRGVVLFGADRALIREALARHAPEVPVVELDRTDTGAMPAAVQEAARLARAGDTVLLAPACASMDMFANYNQRGDMFAEAVRELGAAGA; from the coding sequence ATGGGCAGCCAAGAAGTGACCACCGCTTCCGCCTGGCAGGGCATGAACATCACCGTCGCCGGTCTCGGCGTGAGCGGCATCAGCGCCGCCCGCGCCCTGGCCGGCCTCGGCGCGTCGGTCACGGTCGTCGACGGCGGCGACTCCCCGGCGCACCGGGAGCGGGCCGTCCCCCTCGAACAGCAGGGCATCGCGGTACGCCTCGCGGACGCCGACACGCTGCCCGAGGGCACCGACCTGGTGGTCACCTCGCCCGGCTGGAAGCCCGGCAGCCCCCTCTTCGAGGCCGCCGCGGAGGCGGGCGTGGACGTCGTGGGCGACGTCGAGATCGCCTGGCGACTGCGCGGCCACGACGGCAGGAAGGCCGCCCCCTGGCTGGCCGTCACCGGCACCAACGGCAAGACCACCACGACCCGGATGCTCGCCTCGATCCTGGCCGCCGCGGGCCTGCGTACGGCCGCGGTGGGCAACATCGGCACACCGATCGTCGACGTCGTGCTGGGCCTCGACGAGGAGTACGCCGACCTCGACGTGCTCGCCGTCGAACTGTCCAGCTACCAGCTGCACTGGGCACCCTCGCTGCGCGCCCACTCCGCGGCCGTCCTGAACCTCGCACCCGACCACCTCGACTGGCACGGCTCCATGGAGGCGTACGCCGCCGACAAGGGCCGCGTCTACGAGGGCAATCAGGTGGCCTGTGTCTACAACGTGGCCGACAAGGCCACCGAGGACCTGGTGCGCGCGGCGGACGTCGAGGAGGGCTGCCGGGCCGTCGGCTTCACGCTCGGCACCCCCGGCCCCTCCCAACTCGGCGTCGTCGACGGCATCCTGGTCGACCGCGCCTTCGTCGAGGACCGGCACAAGCAGGCCCAGGAACTCGCGGAGATCGCGGACGTCGACCCGCCCGCCCCGCACAACATCGCCAACGCCCTCGCGGCGGCGGCCCTGGCCCGCGCCTTCGGAGTGCCCCCCAAGGCCGTCAGGGACGGTCTGAGGGCCTTCCGGCCCGACGCCCACCGCATCGAGCACGTGGCCGATGTGGACGGCGTCGCCTGGGTCGACGACTCCAAGGCCACCAACACGCATGCCGCGGAAGCGTCGTTGGCCGCGTACGAGTCGATCGTGTGGATCGCGGGCGGCCTCGCCAAAGGCGCGACCTTCGACGAACTCGTCGTCCGGTCCGCGAAGCGGCTGCGGGGCGTCGTGCTCTTCGGCGCGGACCGGGCCCTCATCCGGGAAGCCCTCGCGCGACACGCGCCCGAAGTACCGGTGGTCGAGCTCGACCGGACCGACACTGGTGCGATGCCCGCGGCGGTCCAGGAGGCGGCACGACTCGCCCGCGCCGGCGACACGGTGCTCCTGGCACCGGCCTGCGCTTCCATGGACATGTTCGCCAACTACAACCAGCGCGGTGACATGTTCGCGGAAGCGGTCCGCGAACTCGGCGCCGCGGGCGCCTGA
- the ftsW gene encoding putative lipid II flippase FtsW has product MPTSRTGRPPVQRAPRRPPAPRPPRDNPVVRLYGRARRAWDRPLTAYYLILGGSLLITVLGLVMVYSASQITALQLSLPGSYFFRKQFLAAVLGGLLLLAASRMPSKLHRALAYPMLLGSVFLMILVQVPGIGVAVNGNQNWISVGGPFQLQPSEFGKLALVLWGADLLARKQDKRLLTQWKHMLVPLVPVAFMLLGLIMLGGDMGTAIILTAILFGLLWLAGAPTRLFGGVLAIALTLGVILIRTSPNRMARLACLGATEPGPGDSCWQAVHGIYALASGGLFGSGLGASVEKWGQLPEAHTDFIFAITGEELGLAGTLSVLALFAALGYAGIRVAGRTEDPFVRYAAGGVTTWITAQAVINIGAVLGLLPIAGVPLPLFSYGGSALLPTMFAIGLLIAFAREDPAARTALAMRQPRFGRKRAAVRGSAVRGPRKWNTMRRRASARSSGER; this is encoded by the coding sequence GTGCCCACTAGCCGTACAGGCCGTCCTCCCGTCCAGCGGGCCCCCCGGCGGCCCCCGGCCCCCCGCCCGCCCCGCGACAACCCCGTGGTGCGCCTCTACGGCCGCGCACGCCGTGCCTGGGACCGGCCGCTGACGGCGTACTACCTGATCCTCGGCGGCAGCCTGCTGATCACCGTGCTCGGCCTGGTGATGGTGTACTCCGCCTCCCAGATCACCGCGCTCCAGCTGTCGCTGCCGGGAAGCTACTTCTTCCGCAAGCAGTTCCTCGCGGCCGTGCTCGGCGGCCTGTTGCTGCTGGCCGCCTCCCGGATGCCGTCCAAGCTGCACCGGGCGCTCGCGTACCCGATGCTGCTCGGCTCGGTCTTCCTGATGATCCTCGTCCAGGTGCCGGGGATAGGAGTCGCGGTCAACGGCAACCAGAACTGGATCTCGGTCGGCGGCCCCTTCCAGCTCCAGCCCAGCGAGTTCGGCAAGCTCGCCCTCGTCCTGTGGGGGGCCGACCTGCTCGCCCGCAAGCAGGACAAGCGGCTGCTGACCCAGTGGAAGCACATGCTGGTGCCGCTCGTCCCCGTGGCGTTCATGCTGCTCGGGCTGATCATGCTCGGCGGCGACATGGGCACGGCGATCATCCTCACCGCGATCCTCTTCGGCCTGCTGTGGCTCGCGGGGGCACCGACCCGGCTCTTCGGCGGCGTCCTCGCCATCGCGCTGACCCTCGGCGTGATCCTCATCAGGACCAGCCCCAACCGTATGGCCCGCCTCGCCTGCCTCGGCGCCACCGAACCGGGGCCCGGCGACTCCTGCTGGCAGGCCGTGCACGGCATCTACGCCCTCGCCTCCGGCGGCCTCTTCGGCTCGGGCCTGGGGGCGAGTGTGGAGAAATGGGGTCAACTCCCCGAGGCCCACACCGACTTCATCTTCGCGATCACAGGTGAGGAACTCGGTCTGGCGGGGACTCTGTCGGTACTCGCACTCTTCGCGGCTCTAGGCTATGCGGGTATCCGCGTGGCCGGACGCACGGAGGACCCCTTCGTGAGGTACGCCGCGGGTGGCGTGACCACCTGGATCACGGCCCAGGCCGTGATCAACATCGGTGCGGTGCTCGGTCTGCTGCCGATCGCCGGAGTCCCGCTCCCGCTGTTCTCCTACGGGGGTTCCGCCCTGTTGCCGACCATGTTCGCCATCGGGCTCCTGATCGCCTTCGCGCGTGAGGATCCCGCTGCGCGGACGGCACTCGCGATGCGGCAACCCCGCTTTGGCAGAAAGCGGGCTGCGGTGAGAGGCTCCGCTGTCCGGGGGCCTCGGAAGTGGAACACGATGCGACGGCGTGCCTCGGCGCGTTCGTCCGGAGAGCGGTGA
- the murG gene encoding undecaprenyldiphospho-muramoylpentapeptide beta-N-acetylglucosaminyltransferase: MHVVLAGGGTAGHIEPALALADALRRQDPTVGITALGTERGLETRLVPERGYELGLIPAVPLPRKPTPELITVPGRLRGTIKAAEQILERTKADAVVGFGGYVALPGYLAAKRLGVPIIVHEANARPGLANKIGSRYAAQVAVSTPDSKLRGARYIGIPLRRSIATLDRAAVRPEARAAFGLDPSLPTLLVSGGSQGARRLNQVIEQTAPYLQQAGIQILHAVGPKNELPQVHQMPGMPPYIPVPYVDRMDLAYAAADMMLCRAGAMTVAELSAVGLPAVYVPLPIGNGEQRLNAQPVVKAGGGLLVDDAELTPHWIQGNVLPVLADPHRLFEMSRAASEFGRRDADDLLVGMVYEAIASRR, encoded by the coding sequence GTGCATGTCGTACTCGCCGGTGGGGGGACCGCCGGCCACATCGAGCCCGCGCTCGCCCTCGCGGACGCCCTGCGCAGGCAGGACCCGACCGTGGGAATCACGGCCCTGGGCACGGAGCGCGGACTTGAGACCAGGCTCGTACCGGAACGGGGCTACGAACTCGGGCTGATCCCCGCGGTACCGCTGCCGCGCAAGCCCACCCCCGAGCTGATCACCGTCCCCGGACGGCTGCGCGGCACGATCAAGGCGGCCGAGCAGATCCTGGAGCGCACCAAGGCGGACGCGGTCGTCGGCTTCGGCGGCTACGTCGCCCTGCCCGGCTATCTCGCGGCCAAGCGCCTCGGCGTCCCGATCATCGTCCACGAGGCCAACGCCCGCCCGGGACTCGCCAACAAGATCGGTTCCCGGTACGCGGCCCAGGTCGCCGTCTCCACCCCGGACAGCAAGCTGCGGGGCGCCCGCTACATCGGCATCCCGCTGCGCCGCTCCATCGCCACGCTCGACCGGGCCGCCGTGCGCCCCGAGGCCCGCGCCGCGTTCGGGCTCGACCCCTCCCTGCCGACGCTGCTGGTCTCCGGCGGCTCGCAGGGCGCCCGCCGCCTCAACCAGGTGATCGAGCAGACCGCCCCGTACCTCCAGCAGGCCGGTATCCAGATCCTGCACGCGGTCGGCCCGAAGAACGAACTGCCGCAGGTCCACCAGATGCCCGGGATGCCCCCGTACATCCCGGTACCGTACGTGGACCGGATGGACCTCGCGTACGCCGCGGCCGACATGATGCTCTGCCGCGCGGGTGCGATGACCGTCGCCGAACTCTCCGCCGTCGGGCTCCCCGCCGTCTACGTCCCGCTGCCCATCGGCAACGGCGAACAGCGGCTGAACGCCCAGCCGGTGGTCAAGGCCGGCGGCGGACTGCTGGTCGACGACGCGGAACTGACGCCGCATTGGATCCAGGGCAATGTCCTGCCCGTGCTCGCCGATCCGCACCGGCTGTTCGAGATGTCCCGCGCGGCCTCCGAGTTCGGCCGCAGGGACGCCGACGACCTGCTCGTCGGGATGGTGTACGAGGCGATCGCGTCACGCCGCTAG
- a CDS encoding cell division protein FtsQ/DivIB: protein MAGATTAERGERRDRQDPASGPPRPPLLQRLKRPPRPRTLIVVMVCLALLAAGGVWILYGSQWTRVERVSATGTRVLTAGQVVEAADVPIGSPLISVDTDEIEAVLLRKLPRIDSVDVVRSWPHGIGLKVTERRPVLIVEKGGKFVEVDAKGVRYATVPRAPQGVPVLELTASHSAGLRRFGTDRLVREAVLVASSLPAAVARATQVVKVRSYDSVTLELSGDRTVDWGSGEKGRAKAHTLIALMKAAPGAGHFDVSVPTAPASSGS from the coding sequence GTGGCCGGAGCGACCACCGCCGAACGCGGCGAACGGCGAGACCGACAGGATCCGGCCTCCGGCCCGCCCCGGCCGCCCCTTCTCCAGAGGCTGAAGAGGCCGCCGAGGCCTCGTACGCTCATTGTTGTGATGGTCTGTCTGGCCCTGCTCGCCGCGGGCGGGGTCTGGATCCTCTACGGCTCCCAGTGGACGCGCGTGGAGCGGGTATCGGCCACCGGGACGCGGGTCCTGACGGCCGGACAGGTCGTCGAGGCGGCCGACGTCCCGATCGGATCACCACTGATTTCAGTCGACACCGATGAGATCGAGGCAGTACTGCTCCGGAAATTGCCCCGAATTGACTCGGTTGACGTCGTCCGTTCCTGGCCCCATGGAATCGGGCTGAAAGTAACTGAGCGTAGGCCGGTCCTGATTGTCGAAAAGGGCGGAAAGTTCGTCGAAGTGGACGCCAAGGGTGTGCGATATGCCACGGTCCCGCGTGCTCCGCAGGGCGTACCCGTACTGGAATTGACGGCGTCCCACTCGGCGGGTCTGCGCCGCTTCGGCACCGACCGGCTGGTGCGCGAGGCGGTGCTCGTGGCCAGTTCTCTTCCGGCCGCGGTCGCCCGCGCCACCCAGGTCGTCAAGGTGCGTTCGTACGACTCCGTCACGCTGGAGTTGAGCGGCGACCGCACCGTCGACTGGGGCAGTGGTGAGAAGGGCCGCGCCAAGGCGCATACGCTCATTGCTCTCATGAAAGCCGCTCCAGGGGCGGGACACTTCGACGTGAGCGTTCCCACCGCCCCTGCGTCATCGGGGAGTTGA
- the ftsZ gene encoding cell division protein FtsZ, with product MAAPQNYLAVIKVIGVGGGGVNAINRMIEVGLKGVEFIAINTDAQALLMSDADVKLDVGRELTRGLGAGANPAVGRKAAEDHREEIEEVLKGADMVFVTAGEGGGTGTGGAPVVANIARSLGALTIGVVTRPFTFEGRRRANQAEDGIAELREEVDTLIVIPNDRLLSISDRQVSVLDAFKSADQVLLSGVQGITDLITTPGLINLDFADVKSVMSEAGSALMGIGSARGDDRAVAAAEMAISSPLLEASIDGARGVLLSISGGSDLGLFEINEAAQLVSEAAHPEANIIFGAVIDDALGDEVRVTVIAAGFDGGQPPSKRDTVLGSSSAKREEPAPVRASDSRPSFGSLGSVTPKEAPEPAPEPASNELPPVSPPVPPSRTYSDSAAEELDVPDFLK from the coding sequence GTGGCAGCACCGCAGAACTACCTCGCAGTCATCAAAGTCATCGGTGTCGGCGGCGGTGGTGTCAATGCCATCAACCGGATGATCGAGGTCGGTCTCAAGGGTGTCGAGTTCATCGCCATCAACACGGACGCCCAGGCGCTGTTGATGAGCGACGCCGACGTCAAGCTCGACGTCGGCCGCGAACTCACCCGCGGACTCGGCGCCGGAGCCAACCCGGCCGTCGGCCGCAAGGCCGCGGAGGATCACCGCGAGGAGATCGAGGAGGTCCTCAAGGGGGCCGACATGGTCTTCGTGACGGCCGGCGAGGGCGGCGGCACCGGCACCGGCGGCGCGCCGGTGGTGGCCAACATCGCCCGCTCGCTCGGGGCACTCACCATCGGCGTGGTCACCCGCCCCTTCACCTTCGAGGGCAGGCGCCGCGCCAACCAGGCAGAGGACGGCATCGCGGAACTCCGCGAAGAGGTCGACACCCTCATCGTCATCCCGAACGACCGGCTGCTGTCCATCTCGGACCGCCAGGTCTCCGTCCTCGACGCGTTCAAGTCGGCGGACCAGGTCCTGCTCTCCGGTGTCCAGGGCATCACCGACCTCATCACCACCCCCGGTCTGATCAACCTCGACTTCGCCGACGTCAAGTCCGTGATGTCCGAGGCCGGTTCGGCCCTCATGGGCATCGGCTCGGCCCGCGGCGACGACCGCGCGGTGGCGGCCGCCGAGATGGCGATCTCCTCACCGCTCCTGGAGGCCTCCATCGACGGAGCCCGGGGCGTGCTGCTCTCCATCTCCGGCGGCTCCGACCTCGGCCTGTTCGAGATCAACGAGGCCGCCCAGCTGGTGAGCGAGGCCGCGCACCCCGAGGCCAACATCATCTTCGGCGCGGTCATCGACGACGCGCTCGGCGACGAGGTACGGGTCACCGTCATCGCGGCCGGGTTCGACGGCGGTCAGCCCCCGTCCAAGCGGGACACCGTGCTCGGCTCGTCCTCCGCCAAGCGCGAGGAGCCCGCGCCCGTGCGGGCGAGCGACAGCCGGCCGTCCTTCGGGTCGCTCGGCAGCGTCACGCCCAAGGAGGCGCCGGAGCCCGCTCCGGAGCCGGCGAGCAACGAACTGCCGCCCGTCTCCCCGCCGGTCCCGCCGTCGCGGACGTACTCCGACAGCGCGGCGGAGGAGCTGGACGTGCCGGACTTCCTCAAGTGA
- the pgeF gene encoding peptidoglycan editing factor PgeF, whose translation MIGRRSSVSTVSGAHFAFTDRWGGVSAVPYEELNLGGAVGDDSGSVRTNRELAAKSLGLDPARVVWMNQVHGPDVAVVDEPWGERPVPEVDAVVTARRGLALAVLTADCTPVLLADPVAGVVAAAHAGRPGMVAGVVPAAVGAMVELGAEPARIVARTGPAVCGRCYEVPDAMRAEVAAVEPAAYAETTWGTPAVDVTAGVHAQLERLGVRDREQSPVCTIESDDHFSYRRDGITGRLAGYVWLD comes from the coding sequence GTGATAGGACGGCGCTCCTCCGTGAGCACCGTGAGCGGCGCGCACTTCGCCTTCACCGACCGGTGGGGCGGGGTGAGCGCCGTTCCGTACGAAGAGCTCAATCTCGGCGGGGCGGTCGGCGACGACTCCGGGTCCGTGCGGACCAACCGTGAACTGGCGGCCAAGTCGCTCGGCCTCGACCCGGCGCGGGTCGTCTGGATGAACCAGGTCCACGGACCCGACGTGGCCGTCGTCGACGAGCCCTGGGGCGAGCGCCCGGTGCCGGAGGTCGACGCCGTCGTCACCGCCCGCCGCGGCCTCGCGCTGGCCGTGCTCACCGCGGACTGCACCCCCGTGCTGCTCGCGGACCCCGTCGCCGGGGTCGTGGCCGCCGCCCACGCGGGCCGGCCGGGCATGGTCGCGGGCGTCGTGCCCGCCGCCGTCGGGGCCATGGTCGAACTCGGCGCCGAACCGGCCCGGATCGTCGCCCGCACCGGCCCCGCGGTCTGCGGCCGGTGCTACGAGGTGCCGGACGCGATGCGGGCCGAGGTCGCGGCCGTCGAGCCCGCGGCGTACGCCGAGACCACCTGGGGTACGCCGGCGGTCGACGTGACCGCGGGGGTGCACGCGCAGCTGGAGCGGCTCGGGGTGCGCGACCGGGAGCAGTCGCCGGTCTGCACGATCGAGTCGGACGACCATTTCTCGTACCGTCGGGACGGCATCACCGGCCGGCTCGCGGGCTATGTGTGGCTGGACTGA
- a CDS encoding YggS family pyridoxal phosphate-dependent enzyme, with protein MTDRRSELAGNLADVEERIAAACKAAGRKREEVTLIVVTKTYPAEDVRILSELGVRHVAENRDQDAAPKAAACSDLPLSWHFVGQLQTNKVRSVVGYADVVQSVDRARLVTALSKEAVRTEREVGCLIQVALDAEQSATGKGGLGERGGVGVEGVEELGELVARAPGLRLDGLMTVAPLTGPYAGREQAAFERLMDLSTDLRSAHPAANMVSAGMSADLEHAVTAGATHVRVGTAVLGVRPRLG; from the coding sequence ATGACGGACCGCAGGAGCGAACTCGCCGGGAATCTGGCGGACGTGGAGGAGCGGATCGCCGCCGCATGCAAGGCGGCCGGACGCAAGCGCGAAGAGGTGACCCTGATCGTGGTCACCAAGACCTACCCCGCCGAGGATGTGCGGATCCTGTCGGAACTCGGTGTGCGGCACGTCGCCGAGAACCGTGACCAGGACGCGGCGCCCAAGGCCGCGGCCTGTTCCGATCTGCCCCTGTCCTGGCACTTCGTGGGCCAGTTGCAGACCAACAAAGTGCGTTCCGTGGTCGGTTACGCGGATGTCGTGCAGTCGGTCGACCGGGCCAGGCTCGTCACCGCCCTGTCCAAGGAAGCGGTACGGACCGAGCGCGAGGTGGGCTGCCTCATCCAGGTTGCGCTCGACGCGGAGCAGTCCGCGACGGGAAAGGGTGGACTGGGGGAGCGCGGTGGTGTAGGGGTCGAAGGCGTCGAGGAGTTGGGCGAACTCGTCGCCCGGGCGCCGGGTCTGAGGCTCGACGGACTGATGACCGTCGCTCCGCTCACCGGGCCGTACGCGGGGCGCGAACAGGCGGCGTTCGAGCGCCTGATGGATTTGTCGACTGACCTGCGCAGCGCCCATCCGGCTGCCAACATGGTCTCGGCAGGGATGAGTGCGGACCTCGAACACGCGGTGACGGCCGGAGCGACACATGTACGCGTCGGCACCGCGGTACTCGGCGTCCGCCCCAGGCTCGGGTAA
- a CDS encoding cell division protein SepF: MAGAMRKMAVYLGLVEDDGYDGRGFDPDDDFEPELDPEPERDRRRHEPSHQSHQAHQSQRDEPVRVVHPPVQREPVSHSASLGAESGRPARIAPVASITQERQSLEKNAPVIMPKVVSEREPYRITTLHPRTYNEARTIGEHFREGTPVIMNLTEMDDTDAKRLVDFAAGLVFGLHGSIERVTQKVFLLSPANVDVTAEDKARIAEGGFFNQS, translated from the coding sequence ATGGCCGGCGCGATGCGCAAGATGGCGGTCTACCTCGGCCTCGTGGAGGACGATGGGTACGACGGCAGGGGCTTCGACCCCGATGACGACTTCGAGCCCGAGCTTGACCCGGAGCCCGAGCGGGACCGCCGACGGCATGAGCCGTCGCATCAGTCGCACCAGGCACACCAGTCCCAAAGGGACGAACCGGTACGAGTGGTGCATCCACCGGTGCAGCGCGAGCCCGTGTCCCATTCCGCTTCGCTGGGCGCGGAATCCGGCCGCCCGGCCCGCATCGCCCCCGTGGCGTCCATCACACAAGAACGCCAAAGCCTGGAGAAGAACGCACCGGTGATCATGCCCAAGGTCGTGTCGGAACGAGAGCCGTACAGGATCACCACGCTGCACCCCCGGACCTACAACGAGGCCCGTACCATCGGGGAACACTTCCGTGAGGGCACCCCGGTGATCATGAATCTGACCGAGATGGACGACACGGACGCCAAGCGACTTGTCGACTTTGCGGCCGGTTTGGTGTTCGGTCTCCACGGGAGCATCGAGCGGGTGACGCAGAAGGTGTTCCTGCTGTCTCCTGCTAACGTCGATGTCACGGCGGAGGACAAGGCTCGCATCGCAGAGGGCGGGTTCTTCAACCAGAGCTGA
- a CDS encoding YggT family protein, with translation MSVVGQVLYVVLMCFLIVLIFRLVMDYVFQFARSWQPGKAMVVVLEATYTVTDPPLKLLRRFIPPLRLGGVALDLSFFVLMIIVYILISVVSRL, from the coding sequence ATGAGCGTGGTCGGGCAGGTTCTCTACGTCGTGCTGATGTGTTTCCTCATCGTGCTGATCTTCCGGTTGGTCATGGACTACGTGTTCCAGTTCGCCCGCTCATGGCAACCCGGCAAGGCGATGGTGGTCGTCCTGGAGGCGACTTACACTGTCACTGATCCACCGCTCAAGCTTCTGCGGCGGTTCATTCCGCCGCTACGTCTCGGGGGCGTGGCGCTCGACCTGTCCTTCTTCGTACTGATGATCATCGTCTACATCCTGATCTCCGTCGTGAGCCGGCTGTGA
- a CDS encoding DivIVA domain-containing protein, with product MPLTPEDVRNKQFTTVRLREGYDEDEVDAFLDEVEAELTRLLRENEDLRAKLAAATRAAAQNQQQGMRKPPEQQDPQQQQGPPQGMRGGPGAPVPAGISGPPQQQMGGPMGGPPQLPSGAPQLPAGPSAQGGQQGPGQMGPGQMGQGPMGQGMGQGPMGQGGMGQGPGPMQGQMQQQMPQQMGGPMGGPMGGPMGGHGPQMGQPGQGPGGDSAARVLSLAQQTADQAIAEARSEANKIVGEARSRAEGLERDARAKADALERDAQEKHRVAMGSLESARATLERKVEDLRGFEREYRTRLKSYLESQLRQLETQADDSLAPPRTPATASLPSSPSPSMAPAGASAPSYGGNPMGGPGPGAPSYGGQQQMSPAMTQPMAPVRPQGPSPMQQAPSPMRGFLIDEDDN from the coding sequence ATGCCGTTGACCCCCGAGGACGTGCGGAACAAGCAGTTCACGACCGTCCGCCTCCGAGAAGGCTATGACGAGGACGAGGTCGATGCCTTCCTCGACGAGGTCGAAGCCGAACTGACCCGCCTGCTCCGCGAGAACGAGGACCTGCGCGCCAAGCTGGCCGCCGCCACACGCGCCGCCGCGCAGAACCAGCAACAGGGCATGCGCAAGCCTCCCGAACAGCAGGATCCCCAGCAACAGCAGGGTCCGCCACAGGGCATGCGCGGCGGTCCCGGCGCTCCTGTGCCCGCCGGCATATCGGGTCCGCCGCAGCAGCAGATGGGTGGCCCCATGGGCGGCCCGCCGCAGCTGCCGAGCGGTGCCCCGCAGCTTCCCGCGGGCCCCAGCGCCCAGGGCGGCCAGCAGGGTCCCGGTCAGATGGGTCCCGGCCAGATGGGCCAGGGTCCGATGGGCCAGGGCATGGGCCAGGGTCCGATGGGCCAAGGTGGCATGGGACAGGGTCCCGGCCCCATGCAGGGACAGATGCAGCAGCAGATGCCCCAGCAGATGGGCGGCCCGATGGGCGGTCCCATGGGTGGTCCGATGGGCGGGCACGGCCCGCAGATGGGACAGCCCGGTCAGGGCCCCGGTGGCGACAGCGCCGCCCGTGTGCTCTCGCTGGCCCAGCAGACCGCCGACCAGGCGATCGCCGAGGCCCGCTCCGAGGCCAACAAGATCGTCGGCGAGGCCCGCAGCCGCGCCGAGGGTCTGGAGCGCGACGCCCGTGCCAAGGCCGACGCCCTGGAGCGGGACGCGCAGGAGAAGCACCGCGTCGCGATGGGCTCCCTGGAGTCCGCCCGCGCCACGCTGGAGCGCAAGGTCGAGGACCTGCGAGGCTTCGAGCGCGAGTACCGTACGCGTCTGAAGTCCTACCTGGAGTCGCAGCTGCGCCAGCTGGAGACCCAGGCCGACGACTCGCTGGCTCCGCCGCGTACGCCGGCGACCGCCTCGCTTCCGTCGTCGCCGAGCCCGTCCATGGCTCCGGCCGGGGCGAGCGCGCCGTCCTACGGTGGCAACCCGATGGGCGGCCCCGGTCCCGGTGCGCCGTCCTACGGCGGCCAGCAGCAGATGTCGCCGGCCATGACCCAGCCGATGGCTCCGGTTCGGCCGCAGGGGCCTTCGCCCATGCAGCAGGCGCCGTCGCCGATGCGTGGCTTTCTGATCGACGAGGACGACAACTGA